The following are from one region of the Ischnura elegans chromosome 12, ioIscEleg1.1, whole genome shotgun sequence genome:
- the LOC124168657 gene encoding uncharacterized protein LOC124168657 has product MYCYCFVFWPFHSTFRIQQEIDRRSLGRRVKDQKARVIAQINERLKAASYVSTTADIWSTKTRSFLGVTAHWIDEQTLMRHSAALACRRFCSPHTHDKIAEMLEDIHLSFGLSAGKIVSTVTDNGANFSKAFKIFGVDLKVPCSDVESESDVDEESDENSSVLFASDDVEEESMIRLPHHVRCASHTLNLLATTDTAKIIEKSPSLSRVHHMAMGKCTFLWNASGRPHSAEKIFSILGQKLSYPGVTRWNS; this is encoded by the exons ATGTATTGTTATTGCTTTGTTTTTTG GCCTTTTCATTCCACCTTCCGGATCCAACAGGAAATAGACAGAAGAAGTTTGGGTCGTAGAGTGAAGGATCAGAAGGCAAGGGTGATTGCCCAAATAAATGAAAGGCTAAAGGCAGCTTCATATGTTTCCACTACGGCAGACATATGGTCCACAAAGACCAGGAGTTTTTTGGGGGTCACAGCTCATTGG ATTGACGAACAGACACTGATGCGGCACTCAGCTGCTCTGGCATGCAGGAGGTTTTGTAGTCCACACACTCATGACAAGATTGCAGAAATGCTTGAAGATATACATCTTTCATTTGGTTTGTCTGCTGGAAAGATTGTGTCTACAGTTACTGACAATGGTGCCAATTTttcaaaagcatttaaaatatttggggtTGATCTAAAGGTGCCATGTTCCGATGTTGAGAGTGAAAGTGATGTTGATGAGGAGAGTGATGAAAATTCTTCTGTTTTGTTTGCTTCTGATGATGTGGAGGAGGAGTCCATGATTCGTTTACCTCATCATGTTAGATGTGCTTCTCACACATTAAATTTGTTAGCTACAACGGATACagccaaaataattgaaaaatcaccATCATTATCACGTGTGCATCATATGGCCATGGgtaaatgtacatttttatggAATGCTTCTGGGCGACCACACTCCGCTGAGAAAATATTCTCTATTCTAGGACAAAAACTGAGTTACCCTGGTGTTACCAGGTGGAATTCTTAG
- the LOC124169099 gene encoding acyl carrier protein, mitochondrial: MAALVQGLRCSLVRSSRALRVCAQRASLVGVHGKTMHTKQFNAEQNSNTLLSLNVRTLQPKRLYSAKDPLTLELIRDRVLLVLKLYDKIDPNKLTLDSHFMNDLGLDSLDHVEVIMAIEDEFGFEIPDTDAEKLFKPGDIVRYVADKEDIYE, encoded by the exons ATGGCTGCGCTAGTTCAAGGTTTAAGATGTTCCCTAGTGAGAAGTTCCCGTGCGTTGCGTGTTTGTGCGCAAAGAGCTTCGTTAGTCGGAGTTCATGGAAAAACAATGCATACAAAACAGTTTAATGCAGAGCAAAATTCTAATACTCTCCTTTCATTAAATGTG AGGACTCTGCAACCGAAAAGACTTTACAGCGCCAAGGATCCTCTAACCCTTGAGCTGATTCGGGACCGAGTGTTGTTGGTCCTGAAATTGTACGATAAAATCGACCCCAACAAG CTTACCTTAGATTCTCACTTCATGAATGATCTTGGGCTTGACTCCTTGGACCATGTAGAAGTTATCATGGCAATAGAAGATGAATTCG GATTTGAAATTCCTGATACTGATGCAGAGAAGCTATTCAAGCCTGGTGATATTGTGAGATATGTTGCCGACAAAGAAGATATTTATGAATGA